In Drosophila willistoni isolate 14030-0811.24 chromosome XR unlocalized genomic scaffold, UCI_dwil_1.1 Seg144, whole genome shotgun sequence, one DNA window encodes the following:
- the LOC6639410 gene encoding beta-1-syntrophin isoform X2, which produces MVESSSLGRAPPAAQQPIPQPHSPSPSGMRCGNMETRVRGAWYRVLVTLETEFLAVSLDETCEAAQQTQDGQSTTLNGTLGSNHSGGGGGGGGGGGTGSGQNGSLPNSASMQGITSSLQDTELDGSTTNDNGGGGGSGGGGGAGGDLCLNNNNNANDAGGMDMCDVPDHVANQKRHVRIIKSDNNGLGISIKGGRENRMPILISKIFRGMAADQAKGLYVGDAILTVNGEELRDATHDEAVRALKRSGRVVDLEVKFLREVTPYFRKASIISEVGWELQRAFLCPLAPGVPTSPPAPKTTPRADTRYIPLQLTHLARNLKYIDPENRCFELHSPDGVHSCILRAADSAEALVWFNALHSAMGSSTQRSLVEANRALTNLIGELKHIGWLSKRLNGGVGGSGSGSGAASGGSGGTSNSGGGLTGEVPSGRSSSESSDESDKWLPIFVAVTEREFRIYESAPWSVEAWSRPSEIYALATTRLAGAGNNSSLNGQQTTVFCVRCGTARGVLVYWLRSETHRDMASWARALVQGSHQAVNYQREFSFRCLYQGRQCQLVVHINRGFFLYDCSGFATQATPTAATAATVANATATTTPTAAQSVSMTNKTQLWQFAFDKLKGSADDGQRMLYLDFGDDGEIELDMECCPKPVVFVVHNCLSAKVHNIA; this is translated from the exons ATGGTGGAATCGTCGAGTTTGGGACGTGCCCCGCCGGCGGCACAGCAGCCCATACCGCAACCGCATTCGCCATCGCCTTCCGGCATGCGATGCGGTAATATGGAGACACGTGTGCGTGGTGCctggtatcgtgtcctggtcACACTGGAAACAGAATTTCTGGCCGTCAGCCTGGATGAGACATGCGAGGCGGCACAACAAACGCAAGATGGACAATCTACTACTTTAAATGGAACACTTGG AAGCAATCAcagtggcggcggcggtggaggaggaggtggaggtggaACTGGTAGTGGACAGAATGGTTCATTGCCAAACTCAGCCTCAATGCAGGGCATTACAAGTTCGTTGCAGGACACTGAACTGGATGGCAGCACCACGAATGACaatggcggtggtggtggtagtggcggcggcggtggcgcTGGTGGTGACCTCTGCTtgaataataacaataatgcCAACGATGCTGGTGGCATGGATATGTGCGACGTACCTGATCATGTGGCCAATCAGAAGCGTCATGTGCGCATTATCAAGTCGGACAATAATGGCCTTGGCATCTCCATCAAAGGTGGCAGAGAGAATCGCATGCCCATATTAATATCGAAAATCTTTCGTGGCATGGCCGCCGACCAGGCCAAAGGCCTCTATGTGGGTGATGCCATCTTAACGGTGAATGGTGAAGAGCTGCGTGATGCCACCCACGATGAGGCAGTGCGTGCACTTAAACGTTCTGGCCGTGTGGTAGATCTGGAAG TTAAATTCCTACGCGAGGTAACGCCCTATTTTCGTAAGGCTAGCATAATATCAGAGGTCGGCTGGGAATTGCAGCGTGCCTTCTTGTGTCCGTTAGCGCCGGGCGTACCAACCTCACCGCCTGCACCAAAGACAACCCCAAGAGCCGATACCAGATATATACCATTACAGTTAACGCATCTGGCCAGGAATCTCAAGTACATTGATCCGG AGAATCGATGTTTCGAGCTGCATTCACCGGATGGTGTGCATTCGTGCATTCTCCGTGCGGCCGATTCCGCGGAAGCTTTAGTCTGGTTCAATGCATTACATTCGGCCATGGGCAGCAGCACGCAACGTTCCCTTGTGGAGGCCAATCGTGCATTGACAAATCTCATTGGTGAATTGAAGCACATTGGTTGGCTAAGCAAGCGTTTGAATGGCGGCGTCggtggcagtggcagcggcagTGGTGCAGCTAGCGGTGGCAGTGGTGGCACATCGAACAGTGGCGGCGGCCTTACCGGCGAGGTG CCGAGCGGTCGTTCCAGTTCAGAGAGCTCGGATGAGAGTGACAAATGGTTGCCCATATTTGTGGCCGTGACTGAACGTGAATTTCGTATATACGAGAGTGCTCCATGGTCAGTGGAGGCCTGGAGTCGTCCATCAGAGATCTATGCCTTGGCCACAACACGTTTAGCCGGAGCTGGTAACAATTCTTCACTGAAT GGCCAACAGACGACTGTGTTCTGTGTACGTTGTGGCACTGCCAGAGGCGTTCTTGTCTATTGGTTACGCTCGGAAACGCATCGCGATATGGCCTCCTGGGCGAGGGCTCTAGTCCAGGGCTCACATCAGGCTGTCAACTATCAGAGGGAATTCTCTTTTCGCTGCCTTTATCAGGGCAGGCAATGTCAATTGGTTGTGCATATAAATCGTGGATTCTTTTTATATGATTGCAGTGGTTTTGCCACACAAGCAACaccgacagcagcaacagcagcaacagttgctaatgcaacagcaacaacgacaCCAACAGCAGCCCAATCGGTGTCGATGACCAATAAAACTCAGTTATGGCAATTTGCATTTGATAAGCTCAAAGGATCAGCAGATGATGGACAACGAATGTTATATTTGGATTTTGGTGATGATGGAGAGATT GAATTGGATATGGAATGCTGTCCAAAGCCGGTAGTGTTTGTGGTTCACAATTGTTTATCGGCCAAGGTGCATAATATAGcctaa
- the LOC6639233 gene encoding uncharacterized protein LOC6639233, producing the protein MQWFLVLSVLVLILANLAESRQIRINRYAVSVQEDDDIASPATVREVTPYPASGYRPKGRSFWLPGEGEVGSGAGPASDSDYTTTTDATWDDSYTSTTETVDLSTTTNDAVDATTTTDSPLPVDTRSGRAYVKAPYPAAGYRPSRAFLLPTEQQQQQQLQDDSLLANNNASTNANHPVCGVSTNPLKPTPEPGSKDEPDSESVVITGNLGPAVLVASAPVPRAIPVAIPLRSQPLRQGPPRGFVYSTHVEQRW; encoded by the coding sequence ATGCAGTGGTTTTTGGTGTTGTCTGTTCTAGTTCTGATCCTAGCCAATTTGGCGGAATCACGTCAAATACGTATCAATCGTTATGCGGTCAGTGTACAAGAGGATGATGATATTGCCTCACCGGCCACGGTACGTGAGGTTACACCCTATCCGGCCTCTGGCTATCGTCCAAAGGGACGTTCATTCTGGCTGCCAGGTGAGGGAGAAGTCGGCTCTGGTGCTGGTCCCGCTTCGGATTCCGATTATACCACCACAACAGATGCTACATGGGATGATAGTTACACTAGCACCACGGAAACTGTTGATTTGAGCACCACCACAAATGATGCAGTGGATGCCACTACCACCACAGATTCACCATTGCCTGTTGATACTCGCTCTGGGCGAGCCTATGTAAAGGCTCCATATCCAGCTGCTGGCTATCGACCAAGCCGCGCTTTTCTTCTACCCAccgaacagcagcaacaacaacagcttcAAGATGATTCGCTGTTGGCCAACAACAATGCATCTACGAATGCCAATCATCCAGTGTGTGGAGTCAGTACGAATCCATTGAAACCCACACCAGAACCCGGTTCGAAAGATGAACCCGACTCGGAGAGTGTTGTGATAACAGGAAATTTGGGCCCAGCTGTCCTGGTGGCTAGTGCACCTGTTCCTCGTGCCATTCCCGTTGCTATTCCATTGCGTTCCCAACCACTGCGTCAAGGGCCGCCAAGAGGATTTGTCTACTCGACGCATGTGGAGCAACGTTGGTGA
- the LOC6639231 gene encoding uncharacterized protein LOC6639231, producing the protein MKLSLILVVLVALGCQAMPQRRRLSQRQVEYASTPYPAAGFRPRIAFDLPKPKLETEPEPQSITTTTTPKDKEQEDIEDLTTTEEDLDLSLRTPASTYGAPPATNVDEVEDTVEIEAAPARDFQPPVLEAVEDFAANGIAGEQQPVADVPALEPQEESAPETETEADATLINTDEVELKAVTTPANTYGPPLPTVAAAAGTPASTYGAPDLNEPTNELDDVDESQVELVDEAEQEQELTNELASGRLILLPLGPGGAQFGRLILAVEQPRQRQQKSLRSERLRRI; encoded by the coding sequence ATGAAATTGAGTTTAATCCTAGTGGTTTTAGTGGCCCTTGGCTGTCAGGCCATGCCCCAGAGGCGTCGTCTCAGTCAACGTCAAGTGGAATATGCTAGTACCCCATATCCAGCGGCTGGTTTTCGTCCACGTATCGCATTTGATTTACCCAAACCAAAGTTGGAAACCGAACCGGAGCCTCAATCTATCACAACAACCACCACACCAAAGGACAAGGAACAGGAGGATATTGAAGATTTAACCACCACGGAGGAGGATTTGGATTTAAGTTTGCGTACACCAGCCAGCACTTATGGAGCGCCACCAGCAACCAATGTGGATGAGGTCGAGGATACTGTGGAAATTGAGGCAGCACCAGCTCGTGACTTTCAGCCACCCGTACTCGAGGCTGTCGAGGATTTTGCCGCTAATGGCATTGCTGGTGAACAGCAGCCTGTTGCTGATGTGCCTGCCCTGGAGCCACAAGAGGAGTCCGCACCAGAGACAGAGACCGAGGCCGATGCCACGCTAATCAATACCGATGAAGTTGAACTGAAAGCTGTCACCACACCAGCAAATACCTATGGACCACCATTGCCCAcagttgccgctgctgctgggacACCAGCCAGCACATATGGTGCACCCGATTTGAATGAGCCAACCAATGAACTGGACGATGTCGATGAATCGCAAGTGGAACTAGTCGATGAAGCTGAGCAAGAGCAAGAGCTAACCAATGAATTGGCCAGTGGGCGTCTTATACTCTTGCCTCTGGGTCCAGGTGGAGCACAATTTGGTCGTCTCATTTTGGCTGTGGAACAGCCACGTCAACGCCAACAGAAATCGCTACGTAGTGAACGTTTGCGTAGGATCTAA
- the LOC6639235 gene encoding uncharacterized protein LOC6639235, giving the protein MNSVQAQRPSFAGARPPGGLTQKDKYIGAQNTALENRTGVDIATRFGDSPSGQQTATPIITLPFGASQKPPVGVPLVLPTNSYVPLGTGINGNSIVSDFGVANRFGAADNNNSGVTFASSLTPGVVAVPAFSRPLAAVPASVAPAPAPSAAPAPANASSFSSSSPAQQLPIDAHGDRELINHLNQLPVEQRPFWLINYEAIEALRNSSRPNVGALQTRGSFFGR; this is encoded by the coding sequence ATGAACTCTGTTCAAGCCCAGCGACCATCATTCGCTGGAGCCCGTCCACCGGGTGGCCTGACACAGAAGGATAAATATATTGGTGCCCAGAATACGGCACTCGAGAATCGTACGGGTGTGGATATAGCCACAAGATTTGGCGATTCGCCTTCGGGACAGCAAACCGCAACGCCGATCATTACTTTACCCTTTGGAGCATCACAAAAGCCACCAGTTGGAGTGCCATTGGTTTTGCCCACCAACAGCTATGTTCCCTTGGGCACAGGAATTAATGGAAATTCAATTGTTTCGGATTTCGGTGTAGCCAATCGTTTTGGTGCCGCGGACAATAATAATTCTGGTGTAACATTTGCCAGTTCATTGACTCCGGGAGTTGTTGCCGTACCAGCATTTTCTCGGCCTCTTGCTGCCGTTCCTGCTTCTGTTGCTCCTGCTCCAGCTCCTTCAGCTGCCCCTGCCCCTGCCAATGCATCTTCATTTAGCAGTTCTTCTCCTGCCCAGCAATTGCCCATCGATGCTCATGGGGATCGTGAATTAATCAATCATCTGAATCAATTGCCAGTGGAGCAACGTCCCTTCTGGCTGATCAACTATGAAGCTATCGAAGCATTAAGAAACAGCTCCCGACCAAATGTTGGAGCTTTACAAACGAGAGGATCATTTTTTGGTCGTTGA
- the LOC6639232 gene encoding uncharacterized protein YBL113C, producing MLKELAIYICILVVICQGRTLPTEITTTATIAEGAETTEASTEESSTLASLAVSRDEEASILIDPAQGSTALQQLDDKSQQKSAKLLLLSAPPKRHPVEMEQQFEEQDEVQDNPTAAASATNDEAATTPTTTQASLEVEMDTTTNATHEDNMDATTTATTATTTEAITKLFAINATVASMDAPPPSVAVALAMDNSTVSIVEQPQEAGNNNAAIELALVEPEAEYVLVSDDDDNDNDEHHHELGEFGELQLGSFTHIDSDVHLQPVVHSVEIVPTSFDDPLIVNYVHNLR from the coding sequence ATGTTGAAGGAACTGGcaatatacatttgtatcCTGGTTGTGATATGCCAAGGAAGAACTTTACCCACAGAGATAACCACAACGGCAACAATTGCCGAGGGGGCGGAGACAACTGAAGCGTCAACTGAAGAGTCAAGCACTTTGGCCAGCCTCGCAGTTAGTCGCGATGAAGAGGCTAGCATATTGATTGATCCTGCCCAAGGCTCTACGGCTCTTCAACAGCTGGATGATAAATCGCAACAAAAGTCCGCTAAGCTGTTACTTTTGAGTGCCCCACCCAAAAGGCATCCAGTGGAAATGGAACAACAATTCGAAGAGCAGGACGAAGTCCAGGATAATCCAACGGCAGCTGCATCTGCCACAAACGATGAGGCggcaacaacaccaacaacaactcaAGCCAGCCTAGAGGTAGAGATGGATACAACCACCAACGCCACCCATGAGGATAATATGGATGCAACgactacagcaacaacagcaactacaacTGAGGCCATTACAAAGCTGTTTGCCATTAATGCTACTGTCGCCTCTATGGATGCTCCACCACCCAGTGTAGCGGTTGCTTTGGCAATGGACAATTCTACCGTTTCAATTGTCGAACAGCCGCAGGAAGCTGGCAATAACAATGCAGCCATCGAGTTGGCCCTTGTTGAGCCCGAAGCGGAATATGTCCTTGTctccgacgacgacgacaacgacaacgatgaACATCATCATGAACTTGGCGAATTTGGTGAACTGCAATTGGGCAGCTTTACGCACATTGACAGCGATGTTCACTTGCAACCAGTTGTACATTCTGTGGAAATTGTGCCCACCAGCTTCGATGATCCTTTGATTGTCAATTATGTGCACAATTTGCGTTGA
- the LOC6639410 gene encoding beta-1-syntrophin isoform X1, which translates to MVESSSLGRAPPAAQQPIPQPHSPSPSGMRCGNMETRVRGAWYRVLVTLETEFLAVSLDETCEAAQQTQDGQSTTLNGTLGSNHSGGGGGGGGGGGTGSGQNGSLPNSASMQGITSSLQDTELDGSTTNDNGGGGGSGGGGGAGGDLCLNNNNNANDAGGMDMCDVPDHVANQKRHVRIIKSDNNGLGISIKGGRENRMPILISKIFRGMAADQAKGLYVGDAILTVNGEELRDATHDEAVRALKRSGRVVDLEVKFLREVTPYFRKASIISEVGWELQRAFLCPLAPGVPTSPPAPKTTPRADTRYIPLQLTHLARNLKYIDPENRCFELHSPDGVHSCILRAADSAEALVWFNALHSAMGSSTQRSLVEANRALTNLIGELKHIGWLSKRLNGGVGGSGSGSGAASGGSGGTSNSGGGLTGEVVSPSGRSSSESSDESDKWLPIFVAVTEREFRIYESAPWSVEAWSRPSEIYALATTRLAGAGNNSSLNGQQTTVFCVRCGTARGVLVYWLRSETHRDMASWARALVQGSHQAVNYQREFSFRCLYQGRQCQLVVHINRGFFLYDCSGFATQATPTAATAATVANATATTTPTAAQSVSMTNKTQLWQFAFDKLKGSADDGQRMLYLDFGDDGEIELDMECCPKPVVFVVHNCLSAKVHNIA; encoded by the exons ATGGTGGAATCGTCGAGTTTGGGACGTGCCCCGCCGGCGGCACAGCAGCCCATACCGCAACCGCATTCGCCATCGCCTTCCGGCATGCGATGCGGTAATATGGAGACACGTGTGCGTGGTGCctggtatcgtgtcctggtcACACTGGAAACAGAATTTCTGGCCGTCAGCCTGGATGAGACATGCGAGGCGGCACAACAAACGCAAGATGGACAATCTACTACTTTAAATGGAACACTTGG AAGCAATCAcagtggcggcggcggtggaggaggaggtggaggtggaACTGGTAGTGGACAGAATGGTTCATTGCCAAACTCAGCCTCAATGCAGGGCATTACAAGTTCGTTGCAGGACACTGAACTGGATGGCAGCACCACGAATGACaatggcggtggtggtggtagtggcggcggcggtggcgcTGGTGGTGACCTCTGCTtgaataataacaataatgcCAACGATGCTGGTGGCATGGATATGTGCGACGTACCTGATCATGTGGCCAATCAGAAGCGTCATGTGCGCATTATCAAGTCGGACAATAATGGCCTTGGCATCTCCATCAAAGGTGGCAGAGAGAATCGCATGCCCATATTAATATCGAAAATCTTTCGTGGCATGGCCGCCGACCAGGCCAAAGGCCTCTATGTGGGTGATGCCATCTTAACGGTGAATGGTGAAGAGCTGCGTGATGCCACCCACGATGAGGCAGTGCGTGCACTTAAACGTTCTGGCCGTGTGGTAGATCTGGAAG TTAAATTCCTACGCGAGGTAACGCCCTATTTTCGTAAGGCTAGCATAATATCAGAGGTCGGCTGGGAATTGCAGCGTGCCTTCTTGTGTCCGTTAGCGCCGGGCGTACCAACCTCACCGCCTGCACCAAAGACAACCCCAAGAGCCGATACCAGATATATACCATTACAGTTAACGCATCTGGCCAGGAATCTCAAGTACATTGATCCGG AGAATCGATGTTTCGAGCTGCATTCACCGGATGGTGTGCATTCGTGCATTCTCCGTGCGGCCGATTCCGCGGAAGCTTTAGTCTGGTTCAATGCATTACATTCGGCCATGGGCAGCAGCACGCAACGTTCCCTTGTGGAGGCCAATCGTGCATTGACAAATCTCATTGGTGAATTGAAGCACATTGGTTGGCTAAGCAAGCGTTTGAATGGCGGCGTCggtggcagtggcagcggcagTGGTGCAGCTAGCGGTGGCAGTGGTGGCACATCGAACAGTGGCGGCGGCCTTACCGGCGAGGTGGTAAGT CCGAGCGGTCGTTCCAGTTCAGAGAGCTCGGATGAGAGTGACAAATGGTTGCCCATATTTGTGGCCGTGACTGAACGTGAATTTCGTATATACGAGAGTGCTCCATGGTCAGTGGAGGCCTGGAGTCGTCCATCAGAGATCTATGCCTTGGCCACAACACGTTTAGCCGGAGCTGGTAACAATTCTTCACTGAAT GGCCAACAGACGACTGTGTTCTGTGTACGTTGTGGCACTGCCAGAGGCGTTCTTGTCTATTGGTTACGCTCGGAAACGCATCGCGATATGGCCTCCTGGGCGAGGGCTCTAGTCCAGGGCTCACATCAGGCTGTCAACTATCAGAGGGAATTCTCTTTTCGCTGCCTTTATCAGGGCAGGCAATGTCAATTGGTTGTGCATATAAATCGTGGATTCTTTTTATATGATTGCAGTGGTTTTGCCACACAAGCAACaccgacagcagcaacagcagcaacagttgctaatgcaacagcaacaacgacaCCAACAGCAGCCCAATCGGTGTCGATGACCAATAAAACTCAGTTATGGCAATTTGCATTTGATAAGCTCAAAGGATCAGCAGATGATGGACAACGAATGTTATATTTGGATTTTGGTGATGATGGAGAGATT GAATTGGATATGGAATGCTGTCCAAAGCCGGTAGTGTTTGTGGTTCACAATTGTTTATCGGCCAAGGTGCATAATATAGcctaa
- the LOC6639234 gene encoding uncharacterized protein LOC6639234: MAKFQVILVVIGLSMLALGEAQQQRQQRYTQRYLSRGRSKYFARQELAPVPDAEADAVVTPYPSADELKPEVPFDETAAAPSAAEPTPDAVYGPPDAAPNNVPDEVYGPPDVTANDLPAASADIPADAQQARLVAARGRGANYRRAVVQPVYRRAVSAAARPAKLTAATASRNVVRRF, translated from the coding sequence ATGGCCAAGTTTCAAGTGATTCTCGTGGTGATCGGTCTCAGCATGCTGGCTCTGGGTGAGGCTCAGCAGCAGCGTCAACAGCGTTACACTCAACGTTACTTGAGTCGTGGTCGTTCCAAATATTTTGCACGCCAGGAATTGGCACCGGTGCCGGATGCCGAAGCCGATGCCGTTGTCACACCATATCCTTCGGCTGATGAACTCAAGCCAGAGGTGCCATTCGATGAGACGGCTGCTGCTCCATCGGCTGCCGAACCCACACCAGATGCTGTCTATGGGCCACCAGATGCAGCCCCCAACAATGTCCCCGATGAGGTCTATGGACCACCGGATGTGACAGCAAATGATTTGCCAGCTGCTTCTGCTGATATTCCTGCCGATGCTCAACAGGCTCGTCTGGTAGCTGCTCGTGGACGTGGAGCCAATTATCGCCGTGCTGTTGTTCAACCTGTCTATCGGCGGGCTGTCTCTGCTGCGGCACGTCCGGCCAAGCTAACTGCGGCAACAGCCAGCCGCAATGTCGTGAGGCGTTTCTAG